A genomic region of Pseudomonas migulae contains the following coding sequences:
- a CDS encoding MliC family protein has product MKMVTPFLATLIAASACAATSFCASAGTSTVLATSFDCAKASATIEKLICRDPQLKQMDIELTRLYRLVLTDVHSVPLPDKVEVEQRFWADARNQCASAAEPKACTIRSYAERAHQLRQGSAIARTKDPSRLTDGPIALHCAGLNALIAATFFNVEPRVVYLKWANTAVTLIQVPNDSATQYNAKDNRGSYSFWQDENEAFFQIPGSGRMSCTVEPTT; this is encoded by the coding sequence ATGAAAATGGTCACGCCCTTTTTGGCCACGCTCATTGCCGCCAGCGCGTGCGCGGCGACGAGTTTTTGCGCAAGCGCCGGGACTTCTACGGTCCTGGCGACCAGCTTCGATTGCGCCAAGGCCAGCGCAACCATCGAGAAGCTTATCTGTCGCGACCCGCAACTGAAGCAGATGGATATTGAACTGACGCGTCTCTATCGCCTGGTGCTCACGGACGTTCATTCGGTGCCGCTTCCCGACAAAGTCGAGGTCGAACAGCGGTTCTGGGCCGACGCCCGCAATCAGTGTGCTTCCGCAGCAGAGCCCAAGGCATGCACGATCCGCAGTTATGCCGAGCGTGCGCATCAGCTTCGTCAGGGTTCGGCGATTGCACGAACCAAGGATCCGAGCAGGCTCACCGATGGCCCCATAGCCTTGCATTGCGCAGGGCTGAACGCATTGATTGCCGCCACTTTCTTCAATGTCGAACCGCGTGTGGTGTACCTGAAATGGGCGAATACCGCTGTCACCCTGATCCAGGTGCCGAATGATTCCGCTACCCAATACAACGCCAAGGACAACCGGGGTAGCTACAGCTTCTGGCAGGACGAAAACGAAGCATTTTTCCAGATACCGGGCTCGGGGCGAATGAGTTGTACGGTTGAGCCGACTACCTGA